One Papaver somniferum cultivar HN1 chromosome 10, ASM357369v1, whole genome shotgun sequence genomic window carries:
- the LOC113318691 gene encoding chaperone protein dnaJ 16-like: MSSASSKSSDKKDSSKQQLKDPYEVLGVSRSSTDQDIKSAYRKLALKYHPDKNANDPQASDMFKEVTVSYNILSDPEKRRRYDTSGFEGVESEGQEMELDLSSLGAMNTMFAALFSKLGVPIKTTVSAIVLEEALRGEVTIHPLQLGLPMLNKVEKQCAHFYSVTITEAQARAGIVCRVQSPDKSKFKLLYFDQEADGGLDLALQEDSTKTEKVTSAGMYFLGFPVYRLDQAVSSMAASKDPGGAFFKKLDGFQPCEITELKAGTHVFAVYGDNFFKSAIYKIEALCAEPFPEEKDQLRDVEAQLLTKRAELPKFESEYREVLAQFTEMTSRYAQEMKAIEELLKERSEIHASYSNSPVPKRSSISSKVRGSFKDSKQDEERQARHKKSPTPPLKDKSIRKKWFNIHMKVKKRKSCSSEEQC, encoded by the exons ATGTCGTCggcttcatcaaaatcatcagatAAGAAAGATTCAAGTAAACAGCAATTGAAAGACCCTTATgaagttcttggtgtttctcgTAGCTCAACAGATCAAGATATCAAAAGTGCTTACAGAAAATTGGCTCTCAA GTATCATCCAGATAAAAATGCAAATGATCCCCAAGCATCTGATATGTTCAAGGAGGTCACAGTCTCATATAATATCTTGTCTGATCCAGAAAAGCGGCGCCGGTATGACACGTCTGGTTTTGAG GGCGTTGAATCTGAAGGCCAGGAAATGGAGTTAGACCTTTCGAGTTTGGGCGCCATGAATACCATGTTTGCTGCACTTTTTAG TAAACTTGGAGTGCCCATTAAGACCACTGTATCTGCAATTGTATTGGAGGAAGCACTGCGTGGAGAGGTGACCATCCATCCACTTCAACTAGGGCTACCGATGCTTAATAAG GTTGAAAAACAATGTGCACACTTCTATTCTGTCACAATAACAGAAGCACAAGCTAGAGCTGGTATTGTTTGTCGAGTTCAATCACCAGATAAAAGCAAATTCAAG CTATTGTACTTTGACCAGGAAGCAGACGGTGGGTTAGACCTCGCGTTACAG GAGGATAGCACTAAAACAGAGAAAGTTACATCTGCTGGAATGTACTTTCTTGGTTTTCCTGTCTACCGGCTGGACCAAGCAGTCAGTTCG ATGGCAGCTTCAAAAGATCCTGGCGGTGCCTTTTTCAAAAAGCTGGATGGATTTCAGCCATGTGAAATAACTGAATTAAAAGCAGGCACCCATGTATTTGCCGTTTACG GTGACAATTTTTTCAAAAGTGCAATCTACAAAATAGAAGCTCTTTGTGCTGAACCTTTTCCGGAAGAAAAGGATCAGCTGAGGGATGTCGAAGCTCAACTTCTGACCAAGCGGGCGGAACTCCCTAAGTTTGAAAGCGAGTACAGAGAG GTCCTGGCACAATTTACAGAGATGACCAGTAGATATGCACAGGAAATGAAAGCT ATTGAGGAGCTTCTTAAAGAGAGGAGTGAAATCCATGCCTCATATTCAAATTCTCCAGTGCCCAAAAGGAGTTCAATCAGTAGCAAGGTCAGAGGTTCCTTCAAAGATTCCAAACAGGATGAAGAACGACAAGCTAGACATAAAAAATCTCCAACACCGCCTCTGAAAGATAAATCGATAAGAAAGAAATGGTTTAATATCCACATGAAAGTCAAGAAGAGAAAATCCTGCAGCTCTGAAGAACAATGCTAA
- the LOC113319624 gene encoding peroxidase 31-like, with the protein MSQQHLLLFVFILSFSITSIPSSQSRLTTGYYSKSCPKFSEIIQNIVIDKQLNSPTTAAGTLRLFFHDCITNGCDASILISSNPFNKAERDTEINLSLPGDAFDVITRAKTKLEFECPGKVSCADILATATRDLVVMVGGPFYNVKLGRKDGLSSKSSLVEGKLPKPTMKMSQIYKLFSDKGFSIEEMVALSGAHTIGFSHCKEFANKIYGSKVDPTLNPRFADALRKACANYNSDSTTSVFNDIMTPGKFDNMYFINLQRGLGLLESDRALFGVPSTRKFVQRFAANETEFFRVFARSMEKLSILGGRNGEIRRRCDQFNSIKT; encoded by the coding sequence ATGTCTCAGCAACATTTACTTCTCTTCGTATTCATTCTCTCATTCTCAATAACTTCAATCCCATCTTCACAATCAAGACTCACTACAGGATATTATTCCAAATCATGTCCTAAGTTTTCAGAAATCATACAAAACATAGTGATAGACAAGCAACTCAATAGcccaacaacagcagcaggaacATTGAGATTATTCTTCCATGATTGTATAACCAATGGCTGTGATGCTTCCATCCTTAtctcatcaaacccattcaacaaAGCAGAGCGTGATACAGAAATCAATCTCTCATTACCTGGCGATGCATTTGATGTTATCACCCGTGCAAAAACAAAGCTTGAATTCGAATGTCCAGGAAAAGTGTCTTGTGCTGATATTCTTGCTACTGCTACACGGGATCTTGTTGTGATGGTTGGTGGTCCTTTTTATAATGTTAAATTAGGTAGAAAAGATGGGTTGAGCTCAAAATCATCACTTGTTGAAGGTAAATTACCAAAACCCACAATGAAAATGTCCCAAATTTATAAGCTTTTTAGTGATAAAGGTTTCAGTATTGAAGAAATGGTTGCACTGAGTGGTGCACATACTATTGGGTTTTCTCATTGTAAAGAGTTTGCTAACAAAAtctatggttcaaaagttgatccAACATTGAATCCTAGATTTGCTGATGCATTGAGAAAAGCTTGTGCTAATTATAATTCTGATTCAACTACATCTGTTTTCAATGATATCATGACACCAGGTAAATTTGataatatgtattttattaatttacaaaGAGGGTTGGGTTTATTAGAATCAGATCGGGCATTGTTTGGTGTTCCAAGTACCAGGAAGTTTGTGCAGAGATTTGCAGCTAATGAGACTGAGTTTTTTAGAGTGTTTGCTCGTTCTATGGAGAAGTTGAGTATTCTTGGAGGAAGAAATGGTGAGATTCGACGCAGATGTGATCAGTTTAATTCTATCAAAACTTAA